In Campylobacter concisus, the genomic window GTATCAGGAAAAAGCTCGCCTATATCGCCAAGTCCAGCAGCTCCCAAGATAGCGTCAGTTAGCGCATGAAGCGCCACGTCGCCGTCACTGTGAGCTTTTAGCCCAAACTCATAGTCGATCTTCTCGCCGCAAAGAATCAAAGGACGACCCTTTTCAAACTCATGCACATCAAAGCCATTTCCCACAAAGACTTCATTTTCTGGCTCTTTTAAAGTAGAAATTTTGGCAAGATCCTCTTTGTAAGTGATCTTTCTTGCCATCTCATCACCTAAAATTTGCCATACGCTTGCGCCAATGGCTCTCATAGCCGAGCTATCATCTGTGTAAATTTCACCGCCGCTAAGAGCTTTTTTAAGAAGTGCTGTGCGAGAGAGTTGTGGTGTTTGGATAAGTTTTACCTTTTCTCTATCGATAGCGTTTTCGCCAAGATAAGCGGTGTCTGCGATTTTTAGCGCTGGAACTACACAATCAGCCTGACTTGCTGCCTCGATGATCTTATGAAAGAGCTCGCTTGAGATACAAGGGCGAGCGATGTCGCTAACTAGGACAAATTCGCTATTTACTAGCTCAAGTGCGTTTTTTAGGCTATCTTGTCTGGTTTCGCCGCCATCAACAAATTTGTAATTTGGAGCAAATTTTGACATATATTTGCACTCTTTGCTAACGACAATTATCTCTTTAAATGTGTAAAAGTTACTCAAATTTTTAGTAGCAAATAGCCAAAGTGGATCGCTTCCTATTCGAAGCCATTGCTTCTTTACTGGTAGCTCAAAACGGCTAGAATTTCCTGCTCCAAGCATTATAAGTGATATATCAAGCAAGATAACTCCTTTGAAAATTGTTACAGAATTATACATCTCAAAACTTCAAAATTTCTTTTTAAAAAAGTAAATTTTTAAAAGCTTATTTAGTTAGTTTAAATCAAAAAAGGACTAAAATGAGGTTTTTAAAAATCAAAAAAGGCCTTATATGAGAGATAAGACGCAGATGTATTATGCTAGGCGCGGCGAGATAACGCAAGAGATGAGCTATGTGGCAAGGATCGAAGGGCTTAGTGAAAATTTGGTGATGGATGGGGTTGCAAAAGGTAGCATCATCATCCCATCAAATATAAATCATAAAAATTTAAAGCCAATGGGCATAGGCAGAAAGCTAAAGACAAAAATCAATGCAAATATCGGCAACTCAAGCCTAAGTAGCGATATTTGCGCTGAGCTTAGAAAGCTTGAAATTTGCCTAGAATTTGGCGCTGATACGGTTATGGATCTAAGCACGGACGGTGATTTAGACGCTATTAGAAGTGCGATCATTGAGCACTCAAGTGTGCCAATTGGCACAGTGCCTATGTATGAAATTTTAAAAGAGGCAAAAGAGGTTACCAATATCACAAATGAGCTCATTTTAGAGATACTTGAAAAGCAAGCAAGGCAAGGGGTTAGTTACTTTACGATACACGCTGGCTTTTTGCGTGAGTTTTTGCCCCTTGTTAAAAAGCGTAAAATGGGCATAGTTAGCCGCGGTGGCAGTTTGAGTGCGAGCTACATGTCAAAGC contains:
- a CDS encoding bifunctional 2-C-methyl-D-erythritol 4-phosphate cytidylyltransferase/2-C-methyl-D-erythritol 2,4-cyclodiphosphate synthase, whose protein sequence is MLDISLIMLGAGNSSRFELPVKKQWLRIGSDPLWLFATKNLSNFYTFKEIIVVSKECKYMSKFAPNYKFVDGGETRQDSLKNALELVNSEFVLVSDIARPCISSELFHKIIEAASQADCVVPALKIADTAYLGENAIDREKVKLIQTPQLSRTALLKKALSGGEIYTDDSSAMRAIGASVWQILGDEMARKITYKEDLAKISTLKEPENEVFVGNGFDVHEFEKGRPLILCGEKIDYEFGLKAHSDGDVALHALTDAILGAAGLGDIGELFPDTDAKFKDISSIYLLEEAYKRVQSVGFVLTNADITIMAQKPKISKLKSKMEANIAKALNLSQSRINVKATTTEGLGFVGRCEGIAVMASASLKFYDWKQI